Genomic DNA from Hymenobacter jejuensis:
GATGATAATCAGGATGGAATTCCATTGCTGCATCAAATCCGGTGGCCGTTAAGTCACCGTCGTGGCCCACCCTGTCAACCTGAATCAAGTATAGATCGCCAATGCCTAAGCGGTGAGCCTCATTACGCCATATATCAGTGGTCCTTTTGATATTTGGGAACAAGTCCATTCGATAAACAATGAACACTGGCTTGCCATCTACCCTAATATATCTAGGGTCAGCAAACATTGGGGCCAAGTACCGGATGTGGTTTAAATCATCGTCTTCACTATAAGTTTGCCGTAGCAAAACATCTAATTCCTGACCATCCCAGCGGCGAGACCAGTTTTCGTTAGCCCAGCACAGGCAAAAAGGAAAATCTGGCTGCCCAGACTTTAGTACCTCCTCAAATGGCCTTTCAAGAATGCGTCTACCGTTGAACCAATAATGGTAATACACAAAACCATGAATGCCATATTCACGGGCCATGCTCGCTTGTTGCTCACGTGTTTCGGCCAAACGTAAATCATAAAATCCAAGGTCAGCCGGAAGTTGGGGTTGGTAATGACCGGGAAAACGAGGCCTAGCTTTAGTTACGTTTGTCCACTCTGTAAATCCTTTCCCCCACCAAGCATCATTCTCAGGTATCGGGTGAAATTGCGGCAGATATATTGCCAAAGCCCGTAAACTTGAATCAGAAGCTGGCGCTTTATTTTCTAAATTCATTGTGAATCTTTTCAACAGAGTAGAACTCTTACTCAGATGTGATACTTTTCTGCGAGTAAAATCAAATAAGCAATAAGTTTGTTATTTCTCCTGTTGTACAAAAACCTTACGATATCAGGGAAAAAATTTTTCTGGATTGCATACAAATCTTCATTAAAAGCATCGTCACTATTATTAAAACTCGAACCATCATTATTATAATATGCAATTATCTCATTAATATATTTCATTTTTACCCATTTAGAGTTAAAACATTTTATATTAAATTCATAATCAGCCAGATATTTGTACCTAATATTAAATTTACCAATTCTATCAAAAACTAGCCGACGGGTAAAAATTGCTTGATGGCATATATTCCGCGAGATGAGTTTCATATTAGTAAACATTCCATCATATCGTTTACCATTTTTAGTAAAAATGACATCACCATAAATTATATGATTATCAAGATTTGATCTATCACAAAATATATCACTTAGAACATTTTCGCTTGCTAAAACATCATCACAACCCATAAAATAGAGAAACTCACCACGACTCAAAGAAATTCCTTTATTCATAGCATCGTAAATCCCATTATCAGGCTCTGAATAAAAGCGAATATTGCAATCTTTAAAGCTGCTTACTATTTCACTAGTTGCATCAGTCGATCCACCATCCATGACAAGCACCTCATAATCTTTAAATGTTTGTTGTTGAATGGAAGCCAATGCGTTCGCCAACAAAGCTGCCTGCTGAAATGAAGGTATGACTATACTTAAGACCATGTATTTCTGAGTTATTTTTTAATATATCAGCAAACAACAGCTAAAACGTTATTATCAAGATAAAATAATTGTAGTATTAAATAAAAGCCAACTTGATGTAAAAGCTTATACTTGCTTTGGCAATTATAAATAAAAACTTTTTTTATAGTTGCTTTTTTCTACCTACCAAAATTTGGTAACCAGTTCTAATTACTCCTAACTCATTTTCATCGTATTGTCCTACAAACTCCTCAATTTCTGGCAGCAGGCTTTCATTCATATTAGTTTCTTCAGTTATCATTCCAGTATTCTTATTAATTACATCTAAAGAAACAGGCTTATTGCTAAGCATAATTTTTAACTTTCTCAAAATCCTAGAAGATAGGGAATGATTAACAGCAGCAACCTCTTGCAACTCAATAGATGAACTTGAATTTAATGGCAAAGGATATAATTGGACATATATTTTTTCGATAATAAAATACTCACTAATTATTTTTTGAAATTCTTTGAAACCCCATTCCTGCACGTGATATGGATTTATAGGATTTTTATTAACAGCTACTGACGAAATGGGAGTTGATACCAAAAATAAACCATCAGATCTTAAACTATTATGAATATTTTTTACAAACGCTTTATAATCTTTTAAATGTTCAACTGTTTCAAAACTTACTGCTAAATCAAATTCTTCAAACGCTTGTAATTTTTCCGCGTCACCAAAATCAAATTTCACATTTTCAAGCTTATTTCGCCATCGAGCATATCTAATTGCATCATGCTGTATATCATAACCTTTTACACTATATGCACCCCCTTCTTTAGCAAGTACATAACTTCCTTTTCCAACACCGCAAGCAATATCAATTACTTTCTTTCCTTTGCTGTATATGCAAGATAATTTATATCTTTCTATGTGCGAATACTCCGTACTAGAGTGGAGAAAGCCTGGCACCCACCGTTCTGATTCATTTCTTAGTATTACTTCAGCTAGAGTCTTTAATTCAAACTTCAAGCAAAAGTTTTCTTCAATTACATCCTGCAAACTTTCCATTTTTATTTCCTTAAACCCATTTTTGTTCTACAAGAACGCTACCTTGACTTGAATCGGGAAGTGACGAATAATTTCTACCAGAGGGGAATATCTCGATTTGCAAACCATGATCGTAATAATCTAATTTAACATGATCATTACCAACATATATTTCTACATTATATATCCCAGGCTTAAGAATTAAATTATCAATCATGCATAGGATATTATTCTCACCTTGAAATAAATCATACGTTTTATTATAGAACCTGCTAAAAAGGGTAAACACTCGCAATCCATTCAAATCATTAATTCCAATACCTATAAAGACGTCTTTAATATCTTCGATCGCTTCAACCATAACCTCTATTCTGGCCGGCTCATTCATTCGAGGCGAATTACTTTTTTCGTCAGCACTAATAAATTTAAAGTCAGTTAACCAAGCTCTTTTTCCTTTGCTATATATCTCTATATTTCTTGAAAAATTACTCCCTTGTTCGTTAGAGTAAGATTTGACTATACTATCAATAGTATCGATTAAAACAGGAGTACCATTTTTAAGATAAATCCCAGTATCACATAATGACATTATCGCATGTAAATTGTGGCTCACAAATAAGACAGTTCTTCCATCATTTACGCTTACATCTTTCATACGACCTAAGCATTTCTTTTGGAACTCCGCATCTCCTACTGCAAGTACTTCATCAATAATCAGTATCTCAGGCTCCAAGAACGCGGCAACGGCAAATGCCAAGCGCACATACATGCCGCTACTATAGCGCTTAACCGGCGTATCGATGTAGCGCTCTACCCCAGAGAAATCGACTATTTCATCGAATTTGCTGCGGATTTCGGTCTTGCTCATTCCTAGGATGGCGCCATTCAAGAAGATGTTTTCACGCCCGGTCAGGTCAGGGTGAAAACCAGTTCCTACTTCCAACAGCGAAGCAATCCGGCCTTGAATCTTTATTTTGCCCGTGGTGGGCGCCGTGACCTTCGACAGGATTTTGAGCAGCGTGGACTTGCCAGCTCCGTTTCGGCCAATGATGCCCAAAACCTCACCCTTTTTCACTTCAAAGTTTACATCCTTCAAAGACCATACGAAATCACTGGTTCCCTTTGAAGTGCGGTCATTGGTTTCACCAACGACCGCAAACGGATCTTCCTTGCCACGTACTCTTGCCCACCAACGGTTCAAATCTTGTCCAAGAGTGCCTGTCCCCACCTCACCCAGCCGGTAGAGTTTACCCAAGTTTTCTACTTGTATCGCAATATCGCTCATTCGCTGTTTTCCAGATTAGCCGTGTATAAAAATGTAAGTGCTTATTAAGAAGGCATTTACACTGTATCCGTAAAGCTCTTTTCTACCTTATTGAAAATGATTGTTCCCACGAAGAGAATCACCAACGTTACTAGTAGACTATAACTTAAATATCCCCAGCTAAACGACCCCGAGCCTAGAAAAGCAAATCGAAATGTTTCGACGATAGATGTCATGGGATTGGCCAGAATAACCCACTTGTATTTCGGGGATAAGCTGGACAGTGGGTAGATGACAGGCGTCGCATACATCAACAACTGAATTCCGAAAGCCAATAGCATCGTCAAGTCGCGGTATTTGGTGGTGAGCGCACTGAAAATCATGCCCAACCCCAACCCCAGCAGCCCCATGATTATTAATAGTACTGGCGTAAGCAAAATCAACCCATTGGGATGAATAGCGCTGCCTTTTACTAAGTAATAAGCCCAAATGGCCAGAAATAAGCCAAACTGAATCAGGAAGCGAACGATGTTGGAAATAACAATGGATAAAGGCATTGTTAAGCGCGGAAAATACACCTTGCCAAAGATGTGCGCATTGTTTGTGAACACGCTCGATGTGTTACTCAGCGTCAGAGAAAAGTAATTCCAGATCGTAATACCCGCCATGTAAAACACGAGTTGAGGCAAGCCTTCGGTAGAAATCTTCGCGATGTTGCCGAAAATAATTACGTAGGTAAAGGTCGTGAGCAACGGCTGGATGAAAAACCAAATTGGGCCCAACACCGTCTGCTTGTAAGTCGACACAAAGTCGCGCTGCACAAACATCATTACCAGATCCCGATAACGCCAGACTTCACCCAAGCGGAGATCAAGCAGACTAGTGCGGGGTTGAATTACTTCGGTCCACTGGTCTGTATCCGATAGAGAAGAAGTATTCGGAACGATAGTTTTTACGGCTTGCGTGGTTTCCACGTAAAGTGTGTTTAGTGAATGCTCAGGATACGTTGCGAATAAAAAGCCTGCATCAAGCAAGACCTTTGTAAAGAGCTGCTACGGCTAAAAATGCAGTTGCCAATAAGTAGGCTAAGCTCAGCGGTAGCAAGCCAGCATGCTTGATATCCGGCGCAAAGATAACCAAAACGATTTTGTGACGATCACCGGTTCCCTCACTCCGCATAGAGCTACTCTAAGAGCCAGCGAATCTGCGTATTATCTCAGCAATGTACATTACTTCTTTCGGCTCCATGC
This window encodes:
- a CDS encoding ABC transporter ATP-binding protein, whose protein sequence is MSDIAIQVENLGKLYRLGEVGTGTLGQDLNRWWARVRGKEDPFAVVGETNDRTSKGTSDFVWSLKDVNFEVKKGEVLGIIGRNGAGKSTLLKILSKVTAPTTGKIKIQGRIASLLEVGTGFHPDLTGRENIFLNGAILGMSKTEIRSKFDEIVDFSGVERYIDTPVKRYSSGMYVRLAFAVAAFLEPEILIIDEVLAVGDAEFQKKCLGRMKDVSVNDGRTVLFVSHNLHAIMSLCDTGIYLKNGTPVLIDTIDSIVKSYSNEQGSNFSRNIEIYSKGKRAWLTDFKFISADEKSNSPRMNEPARIEVMVEAIEDIKDVFIGIGINDLNGLRVFTLFSRFYNKTYDLFQGENNILCMIDNLILKPGIYNVEIYVGNDHVKLDYYDHGLQIEIFPSGRNYSSLPDSSQGSVLVEQKWV
- a CDS encoding class I SAM-dependent methyltransferase — encoded protein: MESLQDVIEENFCLKFELKTLAEVILRNESERWVPGFLHSSTEYSHIERYKLSCIYSKGKKVIDIACGVGKGSYVLAKEGGAYSVKGYDIQHDAIRYARWRNKLENVKFDFGDAEKLQAFEEFDLAVSFETVEHLKDYKAFVKNIHNSLRSDGLFLVSTPISSVAVNKNPINPYHVQEWGFKEFQKIISEYFIIEKIYVQLYPLPLNSSSSIELQEVAAVNHSLSSRILRKLKIMLSNKPVSLDVINKNTGMITEETNMNESLLPEIEEFVGQYDENELGVIRTGYQILVGRKKQL
- a CDS encoding glycosyltransferase family 2 protein, whose amino-acid sequence is MVLSIVIPSFQQAALLANALASIQQQTFKDYEVLVMDGGSTDATSEIVSSFKDCNIRFYSEPDNGIYDAMNKGISLSRGEFLYFMGCDDVLASENVLSDIFCDRSNLDNHIIYGDVIFTKNGKRYDGMFTNMKLISRNICHQAIFTRRLVFDRIGKFNIRYKYLADYEFNIKCFNSKWVKMKYINEIIAYYNNDGSSFNNSDDAFNEDLYAIQKNFFPDIVRFLYNRRNNKLIAYLILLAEKYHI
- a CDS encoding ABC transporter permease; translated protein: METTQAVKTIVPNTSSLSDTDQWTEVIQPRTSLLDLRLGEVWRYRDLVMMFVQRDFVSTYKQTVLGPIWFFIQPLLTTFTYVIIFGNIAKISTEGLPQLVFYMAGITIWNYFSLTLSNTSSVFTNNAHIFGKVYFPRLTMPLSIVISNIVRFLIQFGLFLAIWAYYLVKGSAIHPNGLILLTPVLLIIMGLLGLGLGMIFSALTTKYRDLTMLLAFGIQLLMYATPVIYPLSSLSPKYKWVILANPMTSIVETFRFAFLGSGSFSWGYLSYSLLVTLVILFVGTIIFNKVEKSFTDTV
- a CDS encoding glycosyltransferase WbsX family protein, translating into MKRFTMNLENKAPASDSSLRALAIYLPQFHPIPENDAWWGKGFTEWTNVTKARPRFPGHYQPQLPADLGFYDLRLAETREQQASMAREYGIHGFVYYHYWFNGRRILERPFEEVLKSGQPDFPFCLCWANENWSRRWDGQELDVLLRQTYSEDDDLNHIRYLAPMFADPRYIRVDGKPVFIVYRMDLFPNIKRTTDIWRNEAHRLGIGDLYLIQVDRVGHDGDLTATGFDAAMEFHPDYHHLPMRYVGKYKDRFFNKTGLYKPPYYKDNIYEYEKYIQNAMSKAQSKYKLFPGVTPDWDNSARRKQDATIFLGSTPELYENWLRDVVKKFKPYSKEENFIFINAWNEWAEGNHLEPCQKWGRQYLEATLNALNNGKSQDI